In the Halorubrum ruber genome, GATATTACCTACGAGCCGCTCGGGGTCGCCGTCTTCGCCGTTGGTGTCGCGTTCGTCTATATCGACCAGTTTGATGCCATCCAATTGGCCGGCGAACGGGACGAGCCAATTATTGCGCTTGACGCGAGCAACCACATTCGAGACACGAATCGCGCTGCGCAGACCCTCTTCCCTGACCTTGACGGTGCCGAGGGCACCCCTCTGAAGACGACACTTCCACGAGTAGCTGACTGTCTTGACAGCGACGACGCTATTTTGAAACTCCAACAAGAGGACCGCCCCCGGTATTACCATGTTACAGAGACACCGTATGGGACAGCAAAAGCTGGGCTCGGCCGAACCATCCTTCTGACCGACGTGACTGACCGTGAGCGGTACCGTGAGGAATTAGTGCGACAGAACGAACGTCTCGAACAGTTTGCCAGTTTAGTGAGTCACGACCTCCGTAATCCTCTCAACGTGGCCACAGGGCGGTTCGAATTACTCCGCGAGGATATCGAGGAGGTTGCAGAGAATGAACACGCAGTAGCCATCGAACGGGCGCTAACTCGGATGGAGGATCTAATTAGGCAAATTCTCTCGCTCGCCCGTGATGGCCAACCAGTCGAGCAGTGGGATGCAGTGTTGCTCTCGTCGGTCGCACAGAACAGTTGGGAGATGGTTGAGACAAACGCTGCCGAGTTACGCGTCGAGGACGACCTGACGTTCAAAGCGGACCCGACACGGCTCCAACGACTGTTCGAGAACCTGTTTCGGAATTCAATCGATCACGGTGGCCCGGACGTGACGGTCTCCGTCGGAGTGCTTCCTGACCGGCCGGGATTTTACGTGGCTGATGATGGGCCCGGTATCCCTGAGAGTGACCGTGAGTCCGTGTTCGACCCGGGGTATACGACCCGCGAGGAAGGGACCGGGTTTGGACTCGCTATCGTCGCCGAGACAGTTGCTGCACATGGGTGGAAGATACAGGTGACTGAGAGTGAGACCGGTGGAGCTCGCTTCGAGATCCTCGGCGTTGAAACCGTAACGTGATTCTGTACTGACAGGCCCTGACTGTTCTGTAAATTGTGCTCTGTGAGGGGATTCCGGAACCACCCCTCCCAATTGTAGTCGCGCCCGCTCACCGTCACGATCGTGTGTGCGATAGCTCTTGCACCCCCAGTATACTCTCTCGCTCTCGCTCTCCTCGAAGCCGAACGGCGACTGAGTGTCCGGGTGGGTAAATCCCTCTCTATACCAACAAACATCTTTGGAC is a window encoding:
- a CDS encoding ATP-binding protein translates to MAVSTTSPLFLLYVGLFVVAALACFISLTRLQRITNADTRRGLWALLLTSGGWATAHVGFLVSPTISLKLAWYTFGLVLGLAAVGAWLYFCSAYTGRTYHRNPTYRRLAIAVYIVLVAVKVTNPLHQGYFTTTAVATPFPHLSVYTGPLHWTAMGLSYALAFVGYFMLLELFTEIDLDTRALLALVGITGLPVVFDIIGYTTPYLIDITYEPLGVAVFAVGVAFVYIDQFDAIQLAGERDEPIIALDASNHIRDTNRAAQTLFPDLDGAEGTPLKTTLPRVADCLDSDDAILKLQQEDRPRYYHVTETPYGTAKAGLGRTILLTDVTDRERYREELVRQNERLEQFASLVSHDLRNPLNVATGRFELLREDIEEVAENEHAVAIERALTRMEDLIRQILSLARDGQPVEQWDAVLLSSVAQNSWEMVETNAAELRVEDDLTFKADPTRLQRLFENLFRNSIDHGGPDVTVSVGVLPDRPGFYVADDGPGIPESDRESVFDPGYTTREEGTGFGLAIVAETVAAHGWKIQVTESETGGARFEILGVETVT